In a genomic window of Anoxybacter fermentans:
- a CDS encoding Cas10/Cmr2 second palm domain-containing protein has protein sequence MGKGSVVELTPKERKFLLLTEVLGILHDIGKLAESIQKSTSNNGKVLLPFSVHILRPFYEWNLDKIERLKSRSGKYSQYKNSYHWISKDDLKFLTTNVENNDKDNSEKKDENEDEKKDFSHLNKEWNNLKIESSLVNKSEKIGLTALKHHFKYKDCIKPDSSLAYLIAQADNLDAYEDRSTDIDYDKGTDYVCNPFGGILEKEDRDKLRKEVYSKLGLFKESIKGIFEGILNLEGDDIDEISKLRCKFYNIAEEMNKAAAMSVVPDNDTTVWDHGFAVGSITKAMVRAIFLTEKLAKVDKSKANIYENFEKLRNLKCNKEENEKLALYLYLAEKKLDRDKIEKIMPENIKLEDVFAFEYNGSFKKENAKSDKIYANFFLIKSSEDSFTKKFRKTINEKINIKKYGFFQVQGNKTKFYVNFFKSGGAGWLDDEGQKVKVNVYDCLFGTPHILAVQYPGRDFCTQVFRMPDFIGRRTKLKKVLEKVKNLVEVEYSLGNCVYEDINGMYFLIPDLKNTGLEEDIKEKIHKIFAQEDLKGVILPRIKTTPCINESDTINFGKAIVKLKKEYEQSFKKRLAPYRVEKITDFEWIDEWKDENKGICPLCRKMPGTVKDKKYEREPICNWCNSIRENALENKDVNRNSKYRFASLINQVMDDNRNIALLVGDIGLFDLWLKGDYVYTTFNVRGKKKYSKTPSPSRLRSIIRNVNDFTGKLEEILTGDVNLRKRLMGITFKINNSIIDEFNLKTGFWIHKYDSNDLENLIKKHIKDDNKAQIFKEKLLKWQNGTFKILVQRKIDIGKDIVKCDTVYPENYFEGILKDDTKVREILEKILAEYFNKERKFEIEKSRIEKEKNEANSVEKMIKLTVKQSSIIRARVIYGLTDEFMILVPGREAIAILEKLYDIFKERFGRVQGRLSLNVGIVYARHKYPLYLILDAGKRMLKEFREALHRNKNVEIKCEIYEANIEKDEKKPEVTILTDGLEAEVLDISECGANNEFKKIKIRFSDPLFKDKELNIKIPEKILLRKKEQNEKEILDDFYPIWIVIKNNNDKGNNDNEENSKKLKLMRNSSNKNSDEDYAVLEAGDTILYAPSLVDFQFLSTVNDRINIALTKEGNNSWEKRIHTIRPLKLRPYLMEEFLALIEINKKIDERKIPASGLKNLETLLAGEINRFFKNYAEWHSGQKGQLMNNIVSAMVANISKLDRYFKDGEKIDEKAREEFYQILKDGRFFDLMELRTFIEAF, from the coding sequence ATGGGAAAAGGATCTGTGGTTGAACTTACACCCAAAGAACGCAAATTCCTTCTCTTGACAGAGGTATTAGGTATTTTACATGACATAGGAAAGTTAGCAGAATCTATCCAGAAGTCGACCTCAAATAATGGTAAAGTCCTATTACCTTTTAGTGTTCATATTTTACGTCCTTTTTACGAATGGAATTTAGATAAAATTGAAAGGTTAAAAAGCAGAAGTGGGAAATATAGTCAGTATAAAAATTCTTATCATTGGATAAGTAAAGATGATTTAAAATTTTTAACAACGAATGTCGAAAATAATGACAAAGATAACAGTGAAAAAAAAGATGAAAATGAAGATGAAAAAAAAGATTTTTCTCATTTAAATAAAGAATGGAATAATTTAAAGATTGAATCTAGTCTTGTCAATAAAAGTGAGAAAATTGGTTTAACAGCGTTAAAACATCATTTTAAATATAAAGATTGTATTAAACCAGATTCTTCTTTGGCATATCTGATTGCCCAAGCAGATAATTTGGATGCCTATGAAGATCGTTCTACCGATATAGATTATGATAAAGGAACAGATTATGTTTGTAATCCTTTTGGAGGAATATTAGAAAAAGAAGATAGAGATAAACTTAGAAAAGAAGTTTATTCTAAATTAGGTTTATTTAAAGAATCAATAAAGGGAATTTTTGAGGGAATATTAAACCTAGAAGGTGATGATATAGATGAAATTAGTAAACTTCGTTGTAAGTTTTATAATATTGCAGAAGAGATGAATAAAGCTGCTGCCATGTCAGTCGTACCGGATAATGATACCACTGTTTGGGATCATGGTTTTGCCGTTGGAAGTATTACCAAAGCAATGGTTCGTGCAATATTTTTAACGGAGAAATTAGCAAAAGTAGATAAATCTAAGGCAAATATTTATGAAAACTTTGAAAAGTTGAGAAATCTTAAATGTAATAAAGAGGAAAATGAAAAATTAGCTTTATATCTTTATCTTGCTGAGAAAAAATTGGATAGAGATAAAATTGAAAAAATTATGCCTGAAAATATAAAGCTTGAAGATGTTTTTGCTTTTGAATATAATGGCAGTTTCAAAAAAGAAAATGCGAAGTCAGATAAAATTTATGCAAATTTCTTTTTGATAAAATCCAGTGAAGATAGTTTTACAAAAAAGTTTAGAAAAACTATTAATGAGAAAATAAATATAAAAAAATATGGTTTTTTCCAGGTGCAGGGTAATAAAACGAAGTTTTATGTAAACTTTTTCAAAAGTGGCGGCGCTGGTTGGCTGGATGATGAGGGGCAAAAGGTTAAGGTTAACGTCTATGATTGTCTTTTCGGCACACCCCATATATTAGCCGTTCAATATCCAGGCCGGGATTTTTGTACACAGGTTTTTCGCATGCCTGATTTCATTGGTCGGAGGACTAAGTTGAAAAAAGTTCTGGAAAAAGTTAAAAATTTAGTTGAAGTTGAATATTCTCTCGGCAATTGTGTCTATGAAGACATTAATGGAATGTATTTTCTAATTCCAGATTTAAAAAATACTGGACTTGAAGAAGATATAAAAGAAAAAATCCATAAAATCTTTGCCCAGGAAGATCTTAAGGGAGTTATCTTGCCCAGGATTAAAACTACACCCTGTATAAATGAATCTGATACTATCAACTTTGGTAAAGCCATTGTCAAATTGAAAAAGGAATATGAGCAGAGCTTTAAAAAGAGATTAGCTCCCTATCGGGTTGAAAAAATTACTGATTTTGAGTGGATTGATGAGTGGAAAGATGAGAATAAAGGAATTTGTCCTCTTTGTAGAAAAATGCCCGGTACTGTAAAAGATAAAAAATATGAGAGAGAACCTATTTGTAATTGGTGTAATTCCATACGAGAAAATGCTCTAGAGAACAAAGATGTTAATAGAAATTCAAAATATCGATTTGCCAGTTTGATTAATCAAGTCATGGATGATAATAGAAATATTGCTTTGCTGGTGGGGGATATTGGACTTTTTGATCTCTGGTTAAAGGGAGACTATGTTTATACAACTTTTAACGTCCGGGGAAAAAAGAAATATTCCAAAACTCCCAGTCCGTCGCGACTTCGTTCCATTATCCGAAATGTCAACGATTTTACCGGCAAACTTGAAGAGATATTAACTGGGGATGTTAATTTAAGGAAAAGGTTAATGGGGATAACATTTAAGATTAATAATTCTATAATTGATGAATTTAATTTGAAAACAGGTTTCTGGATTCATAAATATGATAGTAATGATTTAGAAAATTTGATTAAGAAACATATTAAGGATGACAATAAAGCACAGATTTTCAAAGAAAAATTGTTAAAATGGCAAAATGGTACTTTTAAAATATTAGTTCAGCGAAAAATTGATATTGGAAAAGACATTGTTAAATGTGATACTGTTTATCCAGAAAACTATTTTGAAGGTATTTTAAAAGATGATACTAAAGTTAGAGAAATTTTAGAGAAAATTTTAGCAGAGTATTTTAATAAGGAAAGAAAATTTGAGATAGAAAAGTCAAGGATTGAAAAAGAAAAAAATGAAGCAAATTCTGTTGAAAAAATGATTAAGCTTACGGTTAAACAGAGTTCAATTATCAGGGCCAGAGTTATTTATGGATTAACAGATGAATTTATGATTTTAGTTCCTGGAAGAGAAGCAATTGCCATTCTTGAAAAATTATATGACATATTTAAAGAACGGTTCGGAAGAGTCCAGGGGCGTTTATCATTAAATGTAGGAATAGTCTATGCGCGGCATAAGTATCCTTTGTATTTAATCCTTGATGCCGGCAAAAGAATGCTCAAAGAATTCAGAGAAGCTCTGCACCGAAACAAAAATGTAGAAATTAAATGTGAGATATACGAAGCTAATATTGAAAAAGATGAGAAGAAACCTGAAGTTACAATCTTAACAGATGGATTGGAAGCTGAAGTTTTGGATATTTCAGAATGTGGTGCAAATAATGAGTTTAAAAAAATTAAAATAAGATTTAGTGATCCTCTGTTCAAAGATAAAGAATTAAATATTAAAATTCCTGAAAAAATACTGCTAAGGAAAAAAGAGCAGAATGAAAAAGAAATATTAGACGATTTTTATCCAATCTGGATTGTAATTAAAAATAATAATGATAAAGGCAATAATGATAATGAAGAAAATAGCAAAAAATTAAAATTAATGAGGAATTCCAGTAATAAAAATTCTGATGAAGATTATGCTGTTTTGGAGGCCGGAGATACCATTCTCTATGCTCCCAGTCTGGTAGATTTTCAATTCTTATCAACGGTAAATGACAGGATAAATATTGCTTTAACTAAAGAGGGCAACAATTCCTGGGAGAAACGGATTCACACCATTAGGCCTTTAAAATTAAGACCTTATTTAATGGAAGAGTTTTTAGCGTTAATAGAGATTAACAAAAAAATAGACGAAAGAAAAATTCCTGCCTCAGGGCTAAAGAATCTTGAAACTTTATTGGCAGGAGAAATAAACCGCTTTTTTAAAAATTATGCTGAATGGCATAGTGGGCAAAAAGGACAACTGATGAATAATATTGTTTCGGCAATGGTGGCTAATATCAGTAAGTTGGACAGGTATTTCAAAGATGGTGAAAAAATAGATGAAAAAGCTAGAGAAGAATTTTATCAAATTTTAAAAGACGGAAGGTTTTTTGATTTGATGGAATTGCGCACTTTTATAGAAGCCTTTTAA
- the cmr4 gene encoding type III-B CRISPR module RAMP protein Cmr4 encodes MIKDMCEKKIGLLTAIDPIHIGTGGYRMDRVDNSIIRDVDGIPKIPGTSLSGAVRSYAALHYNDNKCGGANNCGAENCEICQTFGVTGDKASLKGLVSFYDALILLFPVATVAGPIWITTPNRIKNFLKEFPDSDKKKNYLDKLPEINDNECYLMSTNTGELKDISEINLGWLLINVKKLEKTDEGKGNQEAKEESDKIEKLKQLAKDIEEKIILNVDNFIRKRIALVNDKIFNLIVNDNLEVRTSVAIDPVTGAAVDGALFTYEAIPRLTVFYSITIIAKPEYFQNSIEYSKAKEIVEKGFEYLEYMGIGGMTTRGFGRMRYLDIWAKEGQGGQP; translated from the coding sequence ATGATTAAAGATATGTGTGAAAAAAAGATAGGATTATTAACGGCCATTGATCCCATTCATATCGGTACAGGTGGTTATCGGATGGATCGGGTGGACAACTCAATTATAAGGGATGTGGATGGAATTCCCAAAATACCTGGGACAAGTCTGTCTGGAGCTGTAAGAAGTTATGCCGCATTACATTATAATGATAATAAATGTGGTGGTGCTAATAATTGTGGTGCTGAGAACTGTGAAATTTGTCAGACATTTGGTGTTACCGGTGACAAAGCATCTTTAAAAGGCCTTGTCAGTTTCTATGATGCTTTGATTCTCTTGTTTCCTGTGGCCACTGTCGCAGGGCCCATCTGGATTACAACTCCCAATAGAATTAAAAATTTCTTAAAAGAATTTCCTGATTCGGATAAAAAGAAAAATTATTTAGACAAACTGCCGGAGATTAATGATAATGAGTGCTATTTAATGTCAACCAATACTGGAGAATTAAAAGATATTTCTGAAATTAATTTAGGTTGGCTGTTGATAAATGTTAAAAAGCTGGAGAAAACAGATGAAGGCAAAGGAAATCAGGAAGCAAAAGAAGAGTCAGATAAGATTGAAAAACTTAAACAACTTGCAAAAGATATTGAGGAAAAAATCATTCTGAATGTTGATAACTTTATTAGAAAAAGAATTGCTCTGGTTAATGACAAAATTTTTAATCTGATAGTCAATGACAATCTGGAAGTTAGAACTTCAGTGGCGATTGATCCTGTGACAGGTGCTGCAGTAGATGGAGCTCTATTTACATATGAAGCCATACCTCGACTGACGGTTTTTTATTCGATAACAATTATAGCTAAACCTGAATATTTTCAGAATTCAATTGAATATTCAAAAGCCAAAGAAATTGTAGAAAAAGGGTTTGAGTATTTAGAATATATGGGAATTGGAGGTATGACTACCCGGGGATTTGGTAGAATGCGTTATTTGGATATCTGGGCCAAGGAAGGGCAGGGTGGACAACCATGA
- a CDS encoding RAMP superfamily CRISPR-associated protein → MAKWRAVEIILEARSPIHIGERRMGVVNLTRRYIPGKNFWGAFTAIIAREMMDNYNPEFYLTVGKEVKENMRFSYFYPYDLKEKKVFIPIYLRDGLEYLVFSDVDKTGYLISEYEFDGKYVESYASAALDYSSGTAQDHYLHELEYLKPGLGFKGYIFYKDKMKIIDTKTIDIDAKIDEWINKLENVGVGGGSTRGFGRMMVIDTKSVEGKIDIFGDLTKINLKIGQTVLRKWQVNLKDDLPIDLVNNETNTVNNETNKNKAAKKLDIALMPLVIKSSDNNKKNIELTALRNFNGDIEPVVGRNWSKTSGAGQKFSKADITISPGSTFESEIEEKLILDSFGLIYLQS, encoded by the coding sequence ATGGCTAAGTGGAGAGCAGTGGAAATAATTTTAGAAGCCAGATCGCCAATACATATTGGAGAGAGACGGATGGGTGTAGTAAATTTGACCAGGCGGTATATTCCAGGGAAAAATTTCTGGGGAGCATTTACGGCTATTATTGCCAGAGAGATGATGGATAATTATAATCCAGAGTTTTATTTAACTGTGGGAAAAGAGGTAAAAGAAAATATGCGTTTCAGTTATTTTTATCCCTATGATCTTAAAGAAAAAAAGGTTTTTATACCAATATATCTGAGAGACGGACTGGAATATCTAGTTTTTTCAGATGTTGATAAAACAGGTTATTTAATATCCGAATATGAATTTGATGGCAAATATGTAGAGAGTTATGCGTCAGCTGCCCTGGATTATTCCAGTGGAACAGCTCAGGATCATTATCTTCATGAATTGGAGTATTTAAAACCAGGCCTGGGATTTAAAGGTTATATTTTTTACAAAGATAAAATGAAAATTATTGATACTAAAACTATCGATATTGATGCCAAAATTGATGAATGGATTAATAAATTGGAGAATGTAGGAGTAGGCGGCGGCAGTACCCGGGGTTTTGGCCGGATGATGGTGATTGATACTAAATCAGTAGAGGGAAAGATTGATATTTTTGGTGATTTAACAAAGATTAATCTAAAGATTGGCCAGACTGTTTTAAGAAAGTGGCAAGTTAATTTAAAAGATGATTTGCCAATTGATTTAGTAAATAATGAAACAAATACAGTAAATAATGAAACAAATAAAAATAAAGCTGCCAAAAAATTGGATATAGCTCTTATGCCATTGGTAATAAAATCTTCAGATAATAATAAAAAAAATATTGAATTAACAGCTTTGAGAAATTTTAATGGCGACATTGAGCCAGTGGTAGGCCGAAACTGGTCCAAAACATCAGGTGCCGGTCAAAAGTTTTCAAAGGCGGATATAACCATAAGTCCCGGTTCCACCTTTGAAAGTGAAATTGAGGAGAAATTAATTTTAGATAGTTTTGGTTTGATTTATTTACAATCTTAG
- a CDS encoding SGNH/GDSL hydrolase family protein, whose amino-acid sequence MRIFCLGDSLTRGYGVMADKSFPIQLKEILKKRGITVEVYNLGIDGQTSMELKNRFLDQLSDAKKGDLVFLLIGTNDTLGLRLAVDHYINNLREMVNLILIKGLKLCIATLPPVEINYFYGEDPGHRIRKYNAEIRKLAQQKQLPLVELSDIDVNLTIDGVHFGEKGYKEIAERWAKQVIFLASKASG is encoded by the coding sequence ATGAGAATCTTTTGTCTAGGAGATAGTTTAACCCGGGGATATGGAGTAATGGCAGATAAGAGTTTTCCAATACAACTTAAGGAAATACTAAAAAAAAGAGGAATAACAGTAGAAGTTTATAATCTAGGCATAGATGGGCAAACATCAATGGAGCTGAAAAATCGATTTCTTGATCAACTTTCTGATGCCAAAAAGGGTGATCTGGTATTTTTGTTAATAGGAACAAATGATACTTTAGGACTTAGATTGGCAGTTGATCATTATATCAATAATCTCAGGGAGATGGTGAACTTAATTTTGATAAAAGGTTTGAAATTATGCATTGCAACTTTACCACCGGTTGAAATAAACTATTTTTATGGTGAAGATCCAGGCCATAGAATACGAAAATATAATGCTGAAATCCGTAAACTGGCTCAGCAAAAACAGCTACCTTTAGTTGAACTCTCCGATATTGATGTTAACCTGACAATTGATGGTGTACATTTCGGAGAAAAAGGATACAAAGAGATTGCAGAACGTTGGGCTAAGCAGGTTATCTTTTTAGCTTCTAAGGCCAGTGGTTAA
- a CDS encoding DMT family transporter, translating into MNIKKYFTNPYYVILIALICSLLWGSAFPVLKITYTELGLVPQDMYGKIVLAGTRFFLASILLFFLVSFGLKQSLKVNKQNLLELILLGILQTTLQYFFFYNGLAHTSGMKAAILNSIGIFFVVILAHFIYQNDKINWRKIIGLITGFSGIFLVNWGKDFTLDFSFQGEGFLILAGLTGALGTILAKRLSTKINPFLVTGWQMFIGSILLIGFGLSGLAPGTLRFTTKAWILLIYSSFLSAVAFSLWYSLLKYNKAGEISLYKFMIPVAGSILSVIFIPTDHFTLSKVAALVLVVVGIIAVNKKESTLTTGLRS; encoded by the coding sequence ATGAATATTAAAAAATACTTCACCAATCCATACTATGTAATCCTGATTGCATTAATCTGTTCTCTTTTATGGGGCAGTGCTTTTCCAGTCTTAAAAATTACCTATACAGAGTTAGGGTTAGTACCCCAGGATATGTATGGGAAAATTGTTTTAGCTGGGACACGGTTCTTTTTAGCTTCTATATTATTGTTCTTTTTAGTAAGTTTTGGTTTAAAACAGTCTTTAAAAGTGAATAAACAAAATCTATTGGAGCTAATTTTACTGGGTATTTTACAAACCACTCTACAATATTTCTTTTTTTATAATGGTCTTGCTCATACATCTGGAATGAAGGCTGCAATTCTTAATTCAATTGGAATATTTTTTGTCGTAATCCTGGCCCACTTTATCTACCAAAATGATAAAATAAATTGGCGAAAAATCATTGGTTTGATTACAGGTTTTTCAGGAATTTTTTTGGTCAACTGGGGAAAAGATTTTACTCTGGATTTTTCTTTTCAGGGTGAAGGATTTTTAATTCTAGCTGGACTTACTGGCGCTTTGGGAACCATACTGGCAAAAAGACTTTCCACAAAAATTAATCCTTTTTTAGTTACAGGGTGGCAGATGTTTATAGGTTCAATTTTACTCATTGGATTTGGATTATCAGGATTAGCGCCAGGTACACTTAGATTTACAACTAAAGCCTGGATTTTATTAATCTATTCTTCCTTTTTATCAGCCGTTGCTTTCTCATTATGGTATTCCCTTCTTAAATATAATAAAGCAGGGGAAATCTCTTTATATAAATTTATGATTCCTGTGGCTGGATCTATATTATCAGTTATTTTTATACCGACAGATCACTTTACTCTTAGTAAAGTAGCTGCTCTAGTATTAGTAGTTGTTGGAATTATTGCAGTCAACAAAAAAGAATCAACTTTAACCACTGGCCTTAGAAGCTAA
- a CDS encoding ComEA family DNA-binding protein produces the protein MKIFFALSKIEFQSCSLLMITFIKSYDRCFLEEKKDLYSLFLELTHYITVSFEAGSLFGELYHRGRRGLIEEFKEIYLKAMNFKKEILEQVLNNKLAFNAAVYPELWVKNPDCKIPPYPWIPKRMEEYILDLNTATIIDFMLFKGIDLKKAKAIVETREKRRGFGSIEEFQKLYPEIILEKV, from the coding sequence TTGAAAATATTTTTTGCATTGTCCAAAATAGAGTTTCAATCCTGTTCATTGCTTATGATTACATTTATTAAATCTTATGATAGATGTTTTCTTGAAGAAAAGAAAGATCTATATTCTTTATTTTTAGAATTAACCCACTATATTACAGTCTCTTTTGAAGCCGGTTCATTATTTGGTGAACTTTATCATAGAGGACGTCGGGGATTAATAGAAGAGTTTAAGGAGATATATTTAAAAGCAATGAATTTCAAAAAAGAGATATTAGAACAAGTGTTAAACAATAAACTGGCTTTTAATGCTGCAGTATATCCTGAGTTATGGGTGAAAAATCCTGATTGTAAAATTCCACCTTATCCCTGGATTCCTAAACGGATGGAAGAATATATTTTAGATTTAAATACGGCTACTATAATAGATTTTATGTTATTTAAGGGAATTGACTTAAAGAAAGCAAAAGCAATAGTGGAAACAAGAGAAAAACGAAGAGGTTTTGGCTCAATTGAAGAGTTTCAAAAGCTATACCCTGAGATCATACTGGAAAAAGTATAA
- a CDS encoding O-acetyl-ADP-ribose deacetylase, translating to MEIRINDTRLTLVKGDITLQETEAIVNAANSSLLGGGGVDGAIHRAGGPKILEECKKIRARQGGCPTGEAVITTGGNLKAKYVIHTVGPIWRGGNSNEPQLLKNCYINSLKLAKENNIKTISFPSISTGAYRYPVDKAAVIALSAVIEFLRKNNGFEEVRFVLFSDEIFDTYKEALTSLCSN from the coding sequence ATGGAAATTAGGATTAATGACACTAGACTAACACTGGTAAAAGGAGATATTACCCTACAGGAAACCGAAGCAATTGTTAATGCTGCTAATTCCAGCCTTTTAGGAGGAGGCGGAGTTGATGGGGCAATTCATAGGGCTGGAGGCCCCAAAATTTTAGAAGAGTGCAAAAAAATTCGGGCCAGGCAGGGAGGTTGTCCAACAGGTGAGGCAGTTATTACCACAGGAGGTAATCTAAAAGCCAAATACGTCATTCATACAGTTGGCCCTATCTGGCGTGGAGGAAACTCTAATGAACCACAGCTTCTTAAAAACTGCTACATAAATAGTCTAAAACTTGCTAAAGAAAATAATATAAAGACTATTTCCTTCCCTTCAATAAGTACTGGTGCGTATAGATATCCAGTGGATAAAGCTGCGGTAATAGCATTGAGTGCTGTGATTGAATTCCTTCGTAAAAATAATGGTTTTGAAGAAGTAAGGTTTGTTTTATTTAGTGATGAAATCTTTGATACATATAAAGAGGCTTTGACCAGTTTATGTTCTAATTAA
- a CDS encoding CCA tRNA nucleotidyltransferase, with protein MVNVFTDKIPNYVKSICETLNKAGFLGYVVGGALRDIALGLTPKDFDVATDASPDQIESLFEHTIPTGRRFGTITVVLDKKFTVEVTTFRKNAKYADKLSEDLAHRDFTINAIAYDPIKNIIYDPFNGLQDIKSKTLKTVGSAVERIREDPLRMMRAIRFKVDKGFTIITDTLSQAIKENAHLVNNVSKERIADELCKIIMAKDPTQGIYDLLQLNLLKYILPELQACVGVQQRSDHKYDLFGHLAHALKYAEEDLIVRLTVLLHDIGKTVTYSADESGTIHFYNHAEESAKIAFNILERLKFSNYIKNSVAQLIRHHMRKVRGSDRKLRYLMSSLGTREQAIRFAKVRFANRMGRGGNFTEEYTEYQNLLSRMEIIWKKKYPLKVSDLKINGKDVLECLGIEPGPIVGIILDEILKRVLHHPELNHHEKLIDLIPEIYEKVLKKIGDK; from the coding sequence ATGGTAAATGTATTCACAGATAAAATCCCAAATTACGTTAAATCAATTTGTGAAACTCTTAATAAGGCAGGTTTTCTTGGATATGTTGTCGGGGGCGCACTGAGGGATATCGCCCTTGGTCTTACACCAAAGGATTTTGACGTAGCAACTGATGCTTCTCCAGATCAGATTGAGTCCCTCTTTGAACATACAATACCTACCGGTAGGAGATTTGGAACTATCACGGTTGTTTTGGATAAAAAATTTACAGTTGAAGTTACTACATTTAGAAAAAACGCAAAATATGCAGACAAATTATCTGAAGATCTGGCACACCGTGATTTCACTATTAATGCCATCGCCTATGATCCCATTAAAAATATAATCTATGACCCCTTTAACGGATTACAGGATATTAAAAGCAAAACCCTTAAAACTGTAGGATCTGCTGTCGAAAGAATTAGAGAAGATCCATTAAGGATGATGCGCGCAATTAGATTCAAAGTGGACAAGGGTTTTACTATAATAACAGATACTCTAAGTCAAGCTATTAAAGAAAATGCTCACCTGGTCAATAATGTAAGTAAAGAGAGAATTGCTGATGAGTTATGCAAAATAATAATGGCAAAAGACCCAACTCAGGGAATCTATGATTTACTTCAACTCAATCTACTCAAATATATTCTGCCTGAACTGCAGGCATGTGTAGGAGTACAGCAAAGATCTGATCATAAATATGATCTTTTTGGACATTTGGCCCACGCATTAAAATACGCTGAAGAGGATCTTATTGTTAGACTGACGGTGTTATTGCATGATATTGGAAAAACCGTAACTTATAGTGCGGATGAAAGTGGTACAATCCACTTTTATAACCATGCAGAAGAAAGTGCTAAAATAGCTTTTAATATTTTAGAAAGACTTAAGTTTTCCAATTACATTAAGAATTCTGTCGCTCAACTAATACGCCATCATATGCGTAAAGTAAGAGGATCTGATCGGAAATTAAGATACTTGATGTCTTCTTTAGGAACACGGGAACAGGCAATACGTTTTGCTAAGGTACGATTTGCTAATAGAATGGGTAGAGGGGGAAATTTTACTGAGGAATACACCGAATATCAAAATCTTTTATCCAGAATGGAGATAATCTGGAAAAAGAAGTATCCTCTTAAAGTCAGTGATCTTAAGATTAATGGAAAGGATGTTTTAGAGTGTTTAGGAATTGAACCTGGCCCAATAGTGGGAATAATTTTGGATGAAATACTGAAGAGAGTTCTCCATCATCCAGAACTTAATCATCATGAAAAACTGATTGATCTAATACCAGAAATATATGAAAAAGTTCTAAAAAAGATAGGTGATAAATGA